A part of Candidatus Aquicultor sp. genomic DNA contains:
- a CDS encoding IS256 family transposase — protein MLHLTTNGSDWLEEKSLAEMTLDELAREGAKRMIKEAMKLEVAEYIEALKHLRDSQGCALVVRNGCGRPRKVTVGSGTIEVSAPRVNDRREGKKFTSSILPPYMRRSPKVTELLPLLYLKGLSTGDFTEALGSLLGEDAAGLSATSITRLKSIWTEEYREFKKRDLSEKDYVYIWADGVHLSIRLDDERLCLLVIIGVALDGKKEVIAIEDGYRESKESWASLLRDLSRHGMKPPVLATGDGALGFWTAMRDIWPETKEERCWVHKIANVLDKLPKGLQPKAKAALHEMMYAPTKDYCLHEMGLFEQDYGTKYPKAVECLLKDVDTLTTHFEFPGEHWVHIRTTNPIESTFATVKLRTRVTKGAGSREAGLTMAFKLLESAEKRWYRIRAPHLVAKVREG, from the coding sequence ATGTTGCATCTTACAACGAATGGATCTGATTGGCTAGAGGAAAAGAGCTTAGCAGAGATGACGCTGGATGAACTCGCACGGGAGGGCGCAAAACGAATGATCAAAGAAGCCATGAAGCTGGAGGTCGCCGAATACATCGAAGCCCTCAAGCACTTGCGCGATAGCCAAGGATGTGCGCTCGTAGTGCGAAACGGTTGCGGCAGGCCCCGTAAGGTAACAGTTGGCTCCGGTACCATAGAAGTATCGGCGCCCAGGGTGAATGACCGCAGGGAGGGCAAGAAGTTTACAAGCTCAATCCTGCCGCCGTATATGCGCCGATCCCCAAAAGTCACCGAACTGCTCCCCCTTCTCTATCTTAAGGGGCTTTCAACCGGGGACTTTACCGAGGCACTGGGCTCTCTACTTGGCGAAGATGCCGCCGGGCTCTCAGCCACCAGTATCACCAGGCTTAAAAGTATCTGGACTGAGGAGTACCGTGAGTTTAAGAAACGCGATCTCTCTGAGAAAGACTACGTCTACATCTGGGCGGACGGCGTTCACCTCTCAATTCGCTTAGATGATGAGAGGCTGTGCTTGCTTGTTATCATCGGGGTTGCCCTCGACGGCAAAAAAGAAGTCATCGCAATAGAGGACGGCTACCGCGAATCGAAGGAATCCTGGGCAAGTCTGCTTCGCGATCTTTCCCGTCACGGGATGAAACCACCGGTCTTGGCTACCGGCGACGGGGCCTTAGGGTTCTGGACGGCCATGCGCGATATATGGCCCGAAACTAAAGAGGAGCGCTGCTGGGTGCACAAAATCGCAAACGTACTCGACAAGCTCCCCAAAGGATTACAGCCAAAGGCCAAAGCAGCACTTCACGAGATGATGTATGCGCCGACCAAGGATTACTGCCTGCATGAGATGGGGCTTTTTGAGCAAGACTATGGGACAAAATATCCTAAGGCGGTCGAGTGCCTTCTCAAGGACGTGGATACGCTCACCACGCACTTTGAGTTTCCCGGTGAGCACTGGGTGCATATCCGCACCACCAACCCGATCGAGTCGACCTTTGCCACAGTGAAGCTAAGAACGAGAGTCACCAAAGGAGCCGGCTCCCGAGAGGCCGGGCTTACTATGGCGTTTAAGTTGCTCGAATCTGCCGAGAAGCGATGGTACCGTATTAGGGCACCGCATTTGGTCGCAAAAGTACGGGAGGGCG
- a CDS encoding glutamine amidotransferase family protein — MKGRIHRRNISGCGLAGMMSEDGRLMSGEAIIRSMEILHDRSNGLGGGFAAYGIYPDKKDYYAFHIMYDDVYAQSQAEELLGEWFHVETEEEIPTKKVPGVGKAPLLWRYFVLPKPSKLDGCTDEEDFVIESVMRINTIIPGAFIFSSGKNMGAFKAVGYPEDVGRFYRLDEYEAYTWIGHGRFPTNTPGWWGGAHPFTILDWALVHNGEISSYGINKRYLESFGYKCTMLTDTEVGAYAFDLLLRKHKLPVEVACKVLSAPFWDEIDRMKEKGDPAADVYEALRVVYGGILLNGPFAFIVGHTNGMIALADRVKLRPMIAARKDDMLYVASEEAAIREISPELDKIWNPKAGEPVIGTLKNPVKKDSAAVRQLEGTVA, encoded by the coding sequence GTGAAAGGTCGGATACATCGCAGAAACATTTCCGGATGCGGTTTGGCCGGCATGATGAGCGAGGACGGCAGGCTCATGAGCGGTGAAGCAATCATCCGCTCGATGGAAATCCTGCACGATCGCTCGAACGGCCTTGGCGGCGGTTTTGCCGCATACGGCATCTACCCGGATAAAAAGGATTATTATGCGTTCCACATCATGTATGATGATGTCTACGCACAGAGCCAGGCGGAAGAGCTGCTCGGCGAGTGGTTCCATGTCGAAACCGAAGAAGAAATCCCTACAAAGAAGGTTCCCGGGGTCGGCAAAGCTCCGCTCCTCTGGCGCTACTTCGTGCTACCAAAACCAAGCAAGCTCGACGGTTGTACCGATGAGGAAGACTTTGTCATCGAGTCGGTCATGCGCATCAATACGATTATCCCGGGCGCGTTTATCTTCTCGTCGGGCAAGAATATGGGCGCGTTCAAAGCTGTTGGTTACCCTGAGGATGTCGGCCGGTTCTACCGTCTCGACGAGTACGAAGCGTACACGTGGATCGGTCACGGCAGGTTCCCGACCAACACACCCGGCTGGTGGGGCGGCGCGCACCCGTTTACCATTTTGGACTGGGCGCTCGTCCACAACGGCGAGATTTCGTCCTACGGCATCAACAAGCGCTACCTTGAGAGCTTCGGCTACAAGTGCACGATGCTCACCGACACCGAAGTCGGCGCCTATGCGTTCGACCTTCTCTTGAGAAAACATAAACTGCCGGTTGAAGTTGCCTGCAAGGTTCTCTCGGCCCCGTTTTGGGACGAGATCGACCGCATGAAAGAAAAAGGCGACCCGGCAGCCGACGTCTACGAGGCGCTCCGAGTGGTTTACGGCGGCATCTTGCTGAACGGGCCGTTCGCGTTTATCGTCGGCCACACCAACGGCATGATTGCCCTGGCAGACCGCGTGAAGCTTCGCCCGATGATTGCCGCGCGCAAAGACGACATGCTCTATGTCGCAAGCGAGGAGGCGGCCATCCGCGAGATTTCGCCGGAACTTGATAAGATTTGGAACCCGAAAGCCGGCGAGCCGGTTATCGGTACGCTAAAAAACCCGGTAAAAAAAGATAGCGCTGCCGTACGGCAGCTAGAGGGGACGGTGGCGTAA
- a CDS encoding glutamate synthase-related protein, with amino-acid sequence MALKTYQLSEITIERDKDKCIDCGVCVRQCAFECHAFDEEGEVYTPNEENCAGCQRCVTLCPTKALSLKKNNHDVKGNANWTDETLKYIWKQAETGGVLLTGMGNPKPYPIYWDHMLLNASQVTNPSIDPLREPMELRTYLGSKPDSLEVEWINGEPVLKTEMRPTLRLKTPILFSAMSFGAVSHNVVLALAMASKELGTFWNTGEGGLNKSLYKYGPNTIVQVASGRFGVHSEYLDTAAAIEIKIGQGAKPGIGGHLPGEKVGERVSVTRMIPVGSDAISPAPHHDIYSIEDLSQLIYSLKEATEYTKPISVKISAVHNVAAIASGIARAGADIIAIDGFRGGTGAAPTMIRDNVGIPIELAIAAVDTRLREEGIRNRASVVAAGGFRNSADVIKAIALGADAVYLGTAALVAMGCHVCQKCYTGKCNWGIATQDPYLEKRLNPEVAAERLYNLVRGWSHEISEMLGGMGVNAVESLRGNRLHLRAVGLSKEEMDVLGIQIAGAPMA; translated from the coding sequence ATGGCGCTTAAAACATACCAGCTATCCGAGATAACGATAGAGCGCGACAAGGATAAATGCATCGATTGCGGTGTGTGCGTCCGCCAGTGCGCGTTCGAGTGCCATGCATTCGACGAAGAGGGCGAAGTTTACACGCCCAACGAAGAGAACTGCGCGGGCTGCCAGCGCTGCGTAACGCTGTGCCCGACCAAGGCGCTTTCCTTAAAGAAGAACAACCACGACGTAAAAGGCAACGCCAACTGGACGGATGAAACCTTGAAATACATCTGGAAACAGGCTGAAACCGGCGGTGTTTTGCTCACCGGTATGGGTAACCCGAAGCCGTATCCGATTTACTGGGACCACATGCTGCTCAACGCAAGCCAGGTTACCAACCCGTCCATCGACCCGCTCCGCGAGCCGATGGAGCTTCGCACCTATCTCGGCAGCAAGCCGGATAGTCTCGAAGTGGAGTGGATAAACGGCGAGCCGGTTCTTAAAACCGAGATGCGCCCGACCCTTCGCCTAAAGACGCCGATTCTCTTTTCGGCGATGTCGTTCGGCGCGGTCAGCCACAACGTGGTGCTCGCGCTTGCGATGGCATCGAAAGAGCTCGGCACCTTCTGGAATACCGGCGAGGGCGGCTTGAACAAGAGCCTATATAAGTATGGTCCGAACACGATCGTCCAAGTCGCGTCGGGTCGTTTCGGCGTACACAGCGAGTATCTCGATACCGCTGCGGCGATTGAGATCAAAATCGGCCAGGGCGCAAAGCCCGGTATCGGCGGTCACTTGCCGGGCGAGAAAGTCGGCGAGCGGGTTTCCGTTACCCGAATGATTCCGGTCGGCTCGGATGCCATTTCACCGGCTCCGCATCACGACATTTACTCGATTGAAGACCTCAGCCAGCTGATTTACAGTTTGAAAGAGGCGACAGAATATACGAAACCGATATCGGTCAAGATTTCGGCGGTTCATAACGTTGCGGCTATCGCAAGCGGTATCGCCCGCGCCGGCGCAGACATTATCGCAATTGACGGCTTTCGCGGCGGCACCGGCGCCGCACCGACGATGATCAGGGACAACGTTGGTATCCCCATCGAGCTCGCGATTGCGGCGGTCGACACCCGCCTGCGTGAAGAAGGCATCCGCAATAGAGCATCCGTCGTAGCGGCGGGCGGTTTCAGAAACTCGGCCGACGTTATCAAAGCGATCGCGCTCGGCGCGGACGCTGTGTACCTCGGTACGGCGGCGCTCGTTGCGATGGGCTGCCATGTTTGCCAGAAGTGCTACACCGGCAAATGCAACTGGGGTATCGCGACGCAAGATCCGTATCTCGAGAAACGGCTCAACCCCGAAGTCGCAGCCGAGCGCCTCTACAATTTGGTCAGAGGCTGGTCGCACGAAATCAGCGAGATGCTCGGCGGCATGGGCGTCAACGCGGTCGAGTCACTGCGTGGAAACAGACTACACCTGCGTGCAGTCGGTCTATCCAAGGAAGAGATGGACGTTCTTGGGATTCAGATCGCCGGCGCGCCGATGGCATAG
- a CDS encoding 4Fe-4S dicluster domain-containing protein, whose product MKRVYAKEEVCIGCRLCEVYCRTEHSKSKNIIKAHKKETPRPVARVLVEELRPVSFAVQCRHCDEPECVESCITGALTKDESGAVVYNVDKCVGCWTCVLVCPHGAPQRDLERRKIAKCDLCPDRETPACVDFCPNGALIYEER is encoded by the coding sequence ATGAAACGAGTTTACGCGAAAGAAGAGGTATGCATCGGCTGCAGGCTGTGTGAAGTATATTGCCGGACCGAGCATTCCAAATCTAAGAACATAATCAAAGCGCACAAGAAAGAGACGCCGCGCCCGGTCGCGCGGGTGCTCGTCGAAGAGCTGCGCCCGGTCTCATTCGCCGTCCAGTGCCGTCATTGCGACGAGCCGGAATGCGTCGAGAGCTGCATCACCGGTGCGCTCACCAAAGACGAGAGCGGCGCAGTAGTGTACAACGTAGATAAATGTGTCGGTTGCTGGACGTGTGTGCTGGTGTGCCCCCACGGCGCCCCCCAGCGCGACCTTGAGAGAAGAAAAATCGCCAAGTGCGATTTATGCCCTGACCGCGAGACGCCCGCGTGCGTCGATTTTTGCCCCAACGGGGCGCTAATTTACGAGGAGAGGTAG